From a region of the Streptomyces tirandamycinicus genome:
- a CDS encoding UDP-N-acetylmuramoyl-tripeptide--D-alanyl-D-alanine ligase, which produces MISLSLAEIAEAVGGQLHDIPDPSVRVTGPVVRDSREVVPGSLFVAFAGARVDGHDYAADVVAAGAAAVLASRPVGVPAVVVDDVQRALGALARAVVRRLGATLVALTGSAGKTSTKDLIAQVLRRKAPTVWTPGSLNNEIGLPLTALSATDETRFLVLEMGARGIGHIRYLTQLTPPRVGVVLNVGSAHIGEFGGREQIAEAKGELVETLPSAEAGGVAVLNADDPLVRAMSARTRARVVLFGESDEADVRAENVRLLPGGQPAFLLRTPSGCSDVTLRLYGEHHVSNALAAAAVAHELGMSVDEIATALSEAGTLSRWRMEVTERPDGVTIVNDAYNANPESMRAALRALAAMGTAAEAAGGRTWAVLGPMAELGGEALAEHDAVGRLAVRLNVSKLVAVGGREASWLQLGAYNEGSWGEESVHVSDAQAAVDLLRRELRPGDVVLVKASRSAGLERIAEALLADTPPAEGQVAGR; this is translated from the coding sequence GTGATCAGCCTCTCCCTCGCCGAGATCGCCGAAGCCGTCGGCGGGCAGCTCCACGACATACCGGATCCGTCCGTACGCGTCACCGGGCCCGTCGTCCGCGACTCCCGCGAGGTCGTGCCCGGCAGCCTCTTCGTCGCCTTCGCCGGCGCCCGCGTCGACGGCCACGACTACGCCGCGGACGTGGTCGCCGCGGGTGCGGCCGCCGTACTGGCCTCGCGGCCCGTCGGTGTTCCCGCCGTCGTCGTGGACGACGTCCAGAGGGCCCTCGGCGCGCTGGCCCGCGCCGTGGTGCGGCGCCTCGGCGCCACCCTGGTGGCCCTCACCGGCTCCGCGGGGAAGACGAGCACCAAGGACCTCATCGCCCAGGTGCTGCGCCGCAAGGCGCCGACCGTGTGGACCCCCGGCTCGCTCAACAACGAGATCGGTCTGCCGCTGACCGCGCTCAGCGCCACCGACGAGACCCGGTTCCTGGTCCTCGAGATGGGCGCCCGCGGCATCGGCCACATCCGCTACCTCACCCAGCTCACCCCGCCCCGCGTCGGCGTGGTGCTGAACGTCGGCAGCGCCCACATCGGCGAGTTCGGCGGCCGCGAGCAGATCGCCGAGGCCAAGGGCGAGCTCGTGGAGACGCTGCCCTCCGCCGAAGCGGGCGGGGTGGCCGTCCTCAACGCCGACGATCCCCTCGTCCGCGCCATGTCGGCCCGTACCCGGGCACGTGTCGTGCTGTTCGGTGAGTCGGACGAAGCGGACGTACGCGCCGAGAACGTCCGACTCCTGCCCGGTGGACAGCCCGCATTCCTGCTTCGCACACCCTCCGGGTGCAGCGACGTGACCTTGCGGCTGTACGGTGAGCACCACGTGTCGAACGCGCTCGCCGCGGCCGCCGTCGCCCATGAGCTGGGCATGTCCGTCGACGAGATCGCCACCGCGCTCTCGGAGGCCGGCACCCTCTCCCGCTGGCGTATGGAGGTCACCGAGCGTCCGGACGGCGTCACGATCGTCAACGACGCCTACAACGCGAACCCCGAGTCCATGCGCGCCGCACTCCGTGCGCTCGCCGCCATGGGCACGGCCGCCGAGGCCGCCGGGGGGCGCACGTGGGCGGTGCTCGGTCCGATGGCCGAGCTCGGCGGTGAGGCGCTGGCCGAGCACGACGCGGTCGGACGGCTCGCCGTCCGGCTCAACGTCAGCAAGCTCGTCGCGGTCGGGGGCAGGGAAGCGTCCTGGCTGCAACTGGGCGCATATAACGAGGGTTCGTGGGGTGAGGAGTCGGTGCACGTGTCCGACGCGCAGGCGGCGGTCGACCTGTTGCGCAGAGAGCTGCGCCCGGGAGACGTCGTGCTGGTGAAGGCTTCCAGGTCGGCCGGGCTCGAGCGGATCGCCGAGGCGCTGCTCGCCGACACCCCTCCGGCCGAGGGGCAGGTCGCCGGCCGATGA
- a CDS encoding UDP-N-acetylmuramoyl-L-alanyl-D-glutamate--2,6-diaminopimelate ligase, with translation MRTVTPDPGNRSPGSAPPPPAEAPSPGARGSRQGPSFRAGPGTAGTLTAVPQADQYRTAPPRPAEVRPTDLAELAARLGVEPPGSGAVTGITHDSRAVRPGDVYAALPGARLHGADYVAQARDLGAAAILTDPTGAERAAGTGLPVLVTEDPRGRMGELAAEIYGRPGEALLQIGITGTSGKTTTAYLVEGGLRGAGHRTGLIGTVEMRIGEERIKSERTTPEATDLQALFAVMRERGTESVAMEVSSHALVLGRVDGCVFDVAVFSNLSPEHMEFHSGMEDYFQAKAQLFTPARARRGVVNLDDEYGQRLVTESAIPVVTFSAEGHPDADWRADDVEVGPLGSTFTVLGPQGERLRAKAPLPGPFNVANTLAAIVALAVAGIDPQTAADGVAAVPGVPGRLERVDAGQPYLAVVDYAHKTDAVESVLRSLRKVTEGRLHIVLGCGGDRDRTKRGPMGAAAARYADTAVLTSDNPRSEDPLAILAAMLAGAAEVPSHKRGDVLVEADRAAAIAAAVARAAPGDTVLVAGKGHEQGQDIAGVVRPFDDRRVLREAIEHSRKNSGG, from the coding sequence GTGAGAACCGTCACGCCGGACCCCGGGAACCGCTCCCCGGGGTCCGCCCCGCCCCCGCCCGCCGAAGCCCCCTCCCCGGGCGCCCGCGGCTCCCGGCAGGGCCCCTCATTTCGCGCCGGTCCCGGTACTGCCGGTACGCTCACCGCCGTGCCACAAGCTGATCAGTACCGAACCGCCCCTCCCCGTCCGGCCGAGGTCCGCCCGACCGACCTCGCAGAGCTGGCCGCCCGGCTGGGGGTCGAGCCCCCGGGCTCCGGCGCGGTCACCGGCATCACGCACGACTCCCGCGCGGTGCGCCCCGGAGACGTGTACGCCGCTCTGCCCGGCGCCCGGCTGCACGGCGCCGACTACGTCGCCCAGGCCAGGGATCTCGGCGCCGCCGCGATCCTCACCGACCCGACGGGCGCCGAACGCGCCGCCGGGACCGGCCTGCCCGTCCTGGTCACCGAGGACCCGCGCGGCAGGATGGGCGAACTCGCCGCCGAGATCTACGGACGCCCCGGAGAGGCGCTGCTGCAGATCGGCATCACCGGCACCTCCGGCAAGACCACCACGGCGTACCTCGTCGAGGGCGGTCTGCGCGGCGCGGGCCACCGCACCGGCCTGATCGGCACGGTCGAGATGCGCATCGGCGAGGAGCGCATCAAGTCGGAGCGCACCACCCCCGAAGCCACCGATCTGCAGGCCCTGTTCGCCGTGATGCGCGAGCGCGGCACCGAGTCGGTGGCCATGGAGGTGTCCAGCCACGCCCTGGTGCTCGGCCGGGTCGACGGCTGCGTGTTCGACGTCGCCGTCTTCAGCAACCTCTCGCCGGAGCACATGGAGTTCCACTCCGGCATGGAGGACTACTTCCAGGCGAAGGCCCAGCTGTTCACCCCGGCCCGCGCCAGGCGGGGCGTCGTCAACCTCGACGACGAGTACGGGCAGCGGCTGGTCACGGAGTCCGCGATCCCCGTCGTCACGTTCTCCGCCGAGGGCCACCCCGACGCCGACTGGCGCGCCGACGACGTCGAAGTCGGCCCGCTGGGCTCCACGTTCACCGTCCTCGGCCCCCAGGGCGAGCGGCTGCGCGCCAAGGCCCCGCTGCCGGGCCCCTTCAACGTCGCCAACACGCTCGCCGCGATCGTCGCCCTCGCCGTCGCGGGCATCGACCCGCAGACCGCGGCCGACGGCGTCGCCGCGGTACCGGGCGTCCCCGGCCGGCTCGAGCGCGTCGACGCCGGCCAGCCGTACCTCGCGGTGGTCGACTACGCGCACAAGACGGACGCGGTCGAATCGGTGCTGCGCTCCCTGCGCAAGGTCACCGAGGGCCGGCTGCACATCGTGCTCGGCTGCGGCGGCGACCGCGACCGGACCAAGCGCGGCCCGATGGGCGCGGCCGCCGCCCGCTACGCCGACACCGCCGTCCTCACCTCGGACAACCCCCGCTCCGAGGACCCGCTCGCGATCCTCGCCGCGATGCTCGCGGGCGCGGCCGAGGTGCCCTCCCACAAGCGCGGCGACGTGCTGGTGGAGGCGGACCGGGCCGCCGCCATCGCCGCGGCCGTCGCCCGCGCCGCGCCCGGCGACACCGTGCTGGTCGCCGGCAAGGGGCACGAGCAGGGGCAGGACATCGCCGGGGTGGTGCGCCCCTTCGACGACCGCCGGGTGCTCCGCGAAGCGATCGAGCACAGCCGAAAGAACAGTGGGGGATGA
- a CDS encoding peptidoglycan D,D-transpeptidase FtsI family protein, whose protein sequence is MALAEGDGDRGRGGGVAGDVLRGVAGEVLRQRQYVGVGVGACGELQVVGVDPGVGDADGPRRPAPTRRPAAPGRIRLGNPRPRLRLVSLALTLVMLAFVVRLLQVQAVDAGTYAAMAEKNRYTSHTLAAERGRITDRAGIALATTVDAHDITADPKMFTPEESKAPDAPEQAAALLAPILAADPAELANKLKAPKSRYTVLARRQTPQVWKQIKDLKGVFAAKAAADRAKGGPGANVLAGVFQESSSRRVYPNGDLAAGILGWVNAEGRGAGGLESMLDEELAGRDGSITYAQSGGRRVPTAGTREKPAVPGSDIELTIDRDIQWAAQRAIGDQVAKSKADRGYVVVQDTRTGEVLAMANAPGFNPNDVSRADPAAMGNAALQDVYEPGSTSKVMSMAAVLEERAATPATHVTVPNRLHRGDRLFKDDVDHPTWYLTLNGVLAKSSNIGTILATGQLGKTQGQANRVLHSYLRKFGIGSPTGLGYPGESPGILAKPQDWSTSQQYTIPFGQGLSINAMQAASVYSTIANGGVRVEPTLVRGTRGPGGRFIPAPEPEKTRVVSEKTAKTLATMLESVVGNEEGTGTKAHIPGYRVAGKTGTANRVDPELGRYRGYTASFAGFAPADKPRITVYCAIQNPTRGSYFGGQICGPVYKKVMEFALKTQQVAPTGAAPARLPVSFDPGA, encoded by the coding sequence ATGGCCCTTGCCGAGGGTGACGGGGATCGCGGGCGCGGAGGCGGGGTAGCCGGGGATGTACTCCGAGGGGTGGCGGGTGAAGTCCTTCGTCAGCGCCAGTACGTCGGGGTCGGGGTAGGTGCGTGCGGAGAACTCCAGGTGGTAGGGGTTGATCCCGGTGTCGGCGATGCCGATGGCCCCCGCCGGCCCGCGCCGACGCGGCGGCCCGCCGCGCCCGGCCGGATCCGGCTCGGCAACCCCCGCCCGCGGCTGCGGCTGGTCAGCCTCGCCCTCACCCTCGTCATGCTGGCGTTCGTGGTCCGGCTGCTGCAGGTGCAGGCCGTCGACGCCGGTACGTACGCCGCCATGGCGGAGAAGAACCGCTACACCAGCCACACGCTGGCGGCCGAGCGCGGCCGGATCACGGACCGGGCCGGGATCGCGCTGGCCACCACCGTCGACGCGCACGACATCACCGCCGACCCCAAGATGTTCACACCCGAGGAGAGCAAGGCCCCGGACGCGCCGGAGCAGGCCGCGGCGCTGCTCGCACCGATCCTGGCCGCCGACCCGGCCGAGCTCGCGAACAAGCTGAAGGCCCCGAAGTCCCGCTACACCGTCCTCGCCCGCCGCCAGACCCCGCAGGTCTGGAAGCAGATCAAGGACCTCAAGGGCGTCTTCGCCGCGAAGGCCGCCGCCGACAGGGCCAAGGGCGGCCCCGGCGCCAACGTCCTCGCGGGCGTCTTCCAGGAGTCCAGCAGCCGGCGGGTGTACCCCAACGGCGATCTCGCGGCCGGGATACTGGGCTGGGTCAACGCCGAGGGCCGCGGCGCCGGCGGCCTGGAGTCCATGCTCGACGAGGAACTCGCGGGCAGGGACGGCAGCATCACCTACGCGCAGTCGGGCGGCCGCCGGGTGCCCACCGCCGGGACCAGGGAGAAGCCCGCCGTCCCCGGCTCCGACATCGAGCTGACGATCGACCGCGACATCCAGTGGGCCGCGCAGCGCGCGATCGGCGACCAGGTGGCGAAGTCCAAGGCGGACCGCGGCTATGTGGTGGTCCAGGACACCAGGACCGGCGAGGTCCTGGCGATGGCCAACGCACCGGGCTTCAACCCCAACGACGTCTCGCGGGCCGACCCCGCCGCCATGGGCAACGCGGCCCTCCAGGACGTCTACGAGCCCGGCTCCACCAGCAAGGTCATGTCCATGGCCGCCGTGCTGGAGGAGCGGGCCGCCACCCCGGCCACCCATGTCACCGTGCCCAACCGGCTCCACCGCGGCGACCGGCTCTTCAAGGACGACGTCGACCACCCCACCTGGTACCTGACGCTCAACGGCGTGCTCGCCAAGTCCAGCAACATCGGGACGATCCTGGCGACCGGACAGCTGGGGAAGACCCAGGGCCAGGCCAACCGCGTCCTCCACTCCTACCTCAGGAAGTTCGGCATCGGCAGCCCGACCGGCCTCGGGTACCCGGGCGAGAGCCCCGGCATCCTCGCCAAGCCGCAGGACTGGTCGACCTCCCAGCAGTACACGATCCCCTTCGGCCAGGGGCTGTCGATCAACGCCATGCAGGCCGCCTCCGTCTACTCGACCATCGCCAACGGCGGCGTGCGCGTCGAACCCACCCTGGTCCGCGGCACCCGCGGTCCCGGCGGGCGCTTCATCCCGGCCCCGGAGCCGGAGAAGACCCGGGTGGTGAGCGAGAAGACCGCGAAGACCCTGGCCACCATGCTCGAGTCGGTCGTGGGGAACGAGGAGGGCACCGGCACCAAGGCCCACATCCCCGGCTACCGCGTCGCCGGGAAGACCGGCACCGCGAACCGCGTCGATCCCGAACTCGGCCGCTACCGGGGCTACACCGCCTCGTTCGCCGGCTTCGCGCCCGCCGACAAGCCCCGGATCACCGTCTACTGCGCGATCCAGAACCCGACCCGGGGAAGCTACTTCGGAGGCCAGATCTGCGGCCCCGTCTACAAGAAGGTCATGGAGTTCGCGCTCAAGACCCAGCAGGTCGCGCCGACCGGCGCGGCTCCCGCGCGCCTGCCGGTCAGCTTCGACCCCGGCGCGTGA
- a CDS encoding beta-class carbonic anhydrase encodes MSTSPHLPAESAVASGTVTDRLVEANQRYASAFTDPGMDARPVLRVAVVACMDARLDLHAALGLELGDCHTIRNAGGAVTDDVIRSLTISQRALGTRSVVLIHHTGCGLESLTEDFRHELEVEVGQRPSWAVEAFRDVDQDVRQSMQRVRTSPFLLHTDDVRGFVFDVKTGLLREIEPTG; translated from the coding sequence ATGTCGACTTCCCCGCACCTCCCCGCAGAGTCCGCCGTCGCGAGCGGCACGGTCACCGACCGGCTCGTCGAAGCCAACCAGCGCTACGCCTCGGCCTTCACCGACCCCGGCATGGACGCCCGGCCCGTGCTCCGGGTCGCCGTGGTGGCCTGCATGGACGCCCGTCTCGACCTGCACGCGGCGCTGGGCCTGGAACTCGGCGACTGCCACACGATCCGCAACGCGGGCGGAGCGGTCACCGACGACGTGATCCGCTCCCTGACCATCAGCCAGCGCGCGCTGGGCACCCGCAGCGTCGTGCTCATCCACCACACCGGCTGCGGCCTGGAGAGCCTGACCGAGGACTTCCGGCACGAGCTGGAGGTCGAGGTGGGCCAGCGGCCGTCCTGGGCCGTGGAGGCGTTCCGCGACGTCGACCAGGACGTGCGCCAGTCGATGCAGCGGGTGCGCACCTCGCCGTTCCTGCTGCACACCGACGATGTGCGCGGTTTCGTCTTCGACGTCAAGACCGGTCTGCTGAGGGAGATCGAGCCCACCGGGTGA
- the rsmH gene encoding 16S rRNA (cytosine(1402)-N(4))-methyltransferase RsmH, whose translation MSQRHVPVMLQRCLDLLAPALERPGATGAGEGPHPVVVDCTLGLGGHSEALLTRFPAARLVALDRDREALRLSGERLAPFGDRATLVHAVYDELPDVLGRLGIPAVQGVLFDLGVSSMQLDEADRGFAYAQDAPLDMRMDQTTGAGAAEVLNTYPPGELVRILRAYGEEKQAKRIVAAIVREREKEPFTNSARLVEVIRDALPQAAKRTGGNPAKRTFQALRIEVNGELTVLERAVPAAVKALAVGGRIAVLSYHSLEDRLVKQVFAEGAAITAPPGLPVVPERYQPRLKLLTRGAELPSEEEVARNRRAAPARLRGAERIREDVR comes from the coding sequence TTGAGCCAGCGACACGTCCCGGTGATGCTCCAGCGGTGCCTGGACCTGCTGGCGCCCGCCCTGGAGCGCCCGGGTGCGACCGGCGCCGGCGAGGGCCCCCACCCCGTCGTCGTCGACTGCACCCTCGGCCTCGGCGGACACAGCGAGGCGCTGCTGACCCGCTTCCCCGCGGCCCGGCTCGTCGCGCTCGACCGGGACCGGGAGGCGCTGCGGCTGTCCGGCGAGCGGCTCGCCCCGTTCGGCGACCGCGCCACCCTGGTGCACGCCGTCTACGACGAGCTGCCCGACGTCCTGGGCCGGCTCGGCATCCCCGCCGTCCAGGGCGTCCTCTTCGACCTCGGCGTCTCCTCGATGCAGCTCGACGAGGCCGACCGGGGCTTCGCCTACGCCCAGGACGCCCCCCTCGACATGCGGATGGACCAGACGACCGGTGCCGGCGCGGCGGAGGTCCTCAACACCTACCCGCCCGGCGAACTGGTCCGGATCCTGCGCGCGTACGGCGAGGAGAAGCAGGCCAAGCGGATCGTGGCGGCGATCGTGCGGGAGCGCGAGAAGGAACCCTTCACCAACAGCGCCCGGCTCGTCGAGGTGATCCGCGACGCGCTCCCGCAGGCGGCCAAGCGCACCGGCGGCAACCCGGCCAAGCGCACGTTCCAGGCCCTGCGCATCGAGGTCAACGGCGAGCTGACGGTCCTGGAGCGGGCCGTCCCGGCGGCGGTGAAGGCCCTCGCCGTGGGCGGCCGGATCGCGGTCCTCTCGTACCACTCGCTGGAGGACCGGCTGGTCAAGCAGGTCTTCGCGGAGGGGGCGGCCATCACGGCACCGCCCGGACTGCCCGTCGTGCCCGAGCGGTACCAGCCGCGGCTCAAGCTCCTCACCCGCGGCGCCGAACTCCCTTCCGAGGAAGAGGTCGCCCGGAACCGCCGGGCGGCGCCCGCGCGGCTGCGCGGCGCCGAGCGCATCCGCGAGGACGTGCGGTGA
- a CDS encoding AAA family ATPase, translating to MTTYDDRASLTDLTTTAERVRRSVEGVIEGKPEVVRLSLTVLLAEGHLLIEDVPGVGKTMLAKALARSIDCSVRRIQFTPDLLPSDITGVSIYDQQRRDFEFKPGAIFAQIVIGDEINRASPKTQSALLESMEERQVTIDGQTYELPTPFMVVATQNPVEMEGTYPLPEAQRDRFMARVSMGYPTPEAELQMLDVHGAVSPLDDLQPAAHAHDVVKLIDAVRTVHVADSVRRYAVELVSATRSHADLRLGASPRATLHLLRAAKASAALSGRDYALPDDVQSLAVPVLAHRLLPTAQAQLNRRTAEQVVQEILQRTPVPTSGNDPAYGTGARQVPGGPVYGRQRPGVRRI from the coding sequence GTGACGACCTATGACGATCGAGCGAGCCTCACGGATCTGACCACCACAGCGGAGCGCGTCCGCAGGTCGGTGGAGGGTGTGATCGAGGGCAAGCCTGAGGTCGTACGGCTCTCGCTGACCGTGCTGCTCGCGGAGGGGCATCTCCTCATCGAGGACGTGCCGGGCGTGGGCAAGACGATGCTGGCGAAGGCTCTGGCGCGGTCGATCGACTGCTCGGTGCGGCGCATCCAGTTCACGCCGGACCTGCTGCCGTCGGACATCACCGGTGTGTCGATCTACGACCAGCAGAGACGTGACTTCGAGTTCAAGCCCGGCGCGATCTTCGCCCAGATAGTGATCGGCGACGAGATCAACCGGGCATCGCCGAAGACCCAGTCCGCGCTGCTGGAGTCCATGGAGGAGCGTCAGGTCACCATCGACGGCCAGACGTACGAACTGCCCACGCCCTTCATGGTGGTGGCCACGCAGAACCCGGTGGAGATGGAGGGCACGTACCCGCTGCCCGAGGCCCAGCGGGACCGCTTCATGGCGCGGGTGTCGATGGGCTATCCGACGCCGGAGGCCGAGCTGCAGATGCTCGACGTGCACGGCGCGGTGTCCCCCCTCGACGACCTCCAGCCGGCGGCGCACGCCCACGACGTCGTGAAGCTGATCGACGCGGTGCGGACGGTCCATGTCGCCGACTCCGTGCGGAGGTACGCGGTGGAGCTGGTCTCGGCGACCCGCAGCCACGCCGATCTCCGCCTGGGCGCCTCGCCCCGGGCCACCCTGCACCTCCTGCGGGCCGCCAAGGCGTCGGCCGCGCTGAGCGGCCGGGACTACGCGCTGCCGGACGATGTGCAGTCGCTCGCGGTGCCGGTCCTCGCCCACCGTCTGCTGCCGACGGCCCAGGCCCAGCTGAACCGCCGTACCGCCGAGCAGGTCGTGCAGGAGATCCTGCAGCGCACGCCCGTGCCGACCTCGGGCAACGACCCGGCCTACGGAACCGGCGCCCGCCAGGTGCCCGGCGGCCCGGTCTACGGCCGGCAGCGGCCCGGCGTCCGGCGGATCTGA
- a CDS encoding DUF58 domain-containing protein: protein MSAGSPAAGGDERGGMRAALGGLTTRGRSFLAAGVAAALCAVVLGQSDLLRVGLLLAALPLICVAVLYRTRHRVAGSRRLSPSRVPAGSEARVDLRLDNVSRLPTGLLMVQDHVPYVLGPRPRFVLDRVEPGGRREVSYRVRSDLRGRYPLGPLQLRLNDPFGMCELARSFSAADTLTVIPRTEPLPPVPLPGDAAGYGDGRQRTLALAGDDDVIPRTYRHGDDLRRVHWRSTARYGELMVRREEQPQRPRCTVLLDTRRAAYRGSGPGSAFEWAVSGAASALVHMLERGFSVRLLTDTGTSLPGDGGDGPAGSPQESAESAGLMLDALAVVDHSDGTGLSGACDALRGGGEGLLVAFLGDLDEEQTAVAARMRRRSASAVAFVLDGGLWTAGGAVDDAARERLRGLREAGWTVVPAGPGAALPGLWRKAAREHADFAPAGTTGLSGEWS, encoded by the coding sequence ATGAGCGCCGGGAGCCCCGCCGCCGGCGGCGACGAGCGGGGCGGCATGCGGGCGGCTCTCGGCGGGCTGACGACACGCGGACGATCGTTCCTGGCAGCCGGGGTGGCCGCGGCGCTGTGCGCCGTGGTGCTCGGGCAGAGCGATCTGCTCCGGGTCGGGCTGCTGCTCGCCGCGCTGCCCCTGATCTGCGTGGCCGTGCTGTACCGGACCCGGCACCGGGTGGCGGGCAGCCGGCGGCTGTCCCCGTCCCGGGTGCCCGCCGGTTCCGAGGCCCGGGTGGATCTGCGCCTGGACAACGTCTCCCGGTTGCCCACCGGTCTGCTGATGGTCCAGGACCACGTGCCCTATGTGCTGGGCCCCCGGCCCCGGTTCGTCCTGGACCGGGTGGAGCCGGGCGGCCGGCGCGAGGTGTCCTACCGGGTCCGGTCGGACCTGCGCGGACGGTATCCCCTGGGCCCGCTGCAGCTGCGGCTGAACGACCCGTTCGGCATGTGCGAGCTGGCCCGTTCCTTCAGTGCGGCCGACACCCTCACCGTGATCCCCCGGACCGAGCCGCTGCCGCCGGTGCCGCTGCCGGGCGATGCCGCGGGGTACGGCGACGGACGGCAGCGCACGCTGGCCCTGGCCGGGGACGACGACGTGATCCCCCGGACCTACCGGCACGGGGACGATCTGCGCCGGGTGCACTGGCGTTCCACGGCGCGCTACGGCGAGCTGATGGTGCGCCGCGAGGAGCAGCCGCAGCGGCCCAGGTGCACGGTGCTGCTGGACACCCGGCGCGCGGCCTACCGCGGGTCCGGGCCCGGCTCGGCCTTCGAGTGGGCGGTGTCGGGGGCGGCGTCCGCCCTGGTGCACATGCTGGAGCGCGGCTTCTCGGTCCGGCTGCTGACGGACACGGGCACCTCGCTGCCCGGCGACGGCGGGGACGGTCCGGCCGGCTCGCCGCAGGAGTCCGCGGAGTCGGCCGGGCTGATGCTCGACGCGCTCGCGGTCGTGGACCACTCGGACGGCACGGGGCTGTCGGGTGCCTGCGACGCGCTGCGCGGCGGCGGAGAGGGCCTGCTGGTCGCCTTCCTCGGCGACCTGGACGAGGAGCAGACGGCCGTGGCGGCCCGGATGCGGCGGCGCAGCGCGAGCGCGGTCGCGTTCGTGCTGGACGGCGGCCTGTGGACGGCGGGCGGAGCGGTGGACGACGCCGCGCGGGAGCGGCTGCGCGGACTGCGCGAGGCCGGGTGGACGGTGGTCCCCGCCGGACCGGGCGCGGCACTGCCCGGGCTGTGGCGGAAGGCGGCGCGCGAGCACGCGGACTTCGCCCCGGCCGGTACGACGGGTCTTTCCGGGGAGTGGTCATGA